The sequence below is a genomic window from Halococcus saccharolyticus DSM 5350.
GCGGGCTACGCGCTGTTCGGGCTCGGCGCGCTGCTGGCGGGTGTGCTCGCCGACACGTACGGCTCGCGGCCTCTGATCGCACTCTGCTTGTTCGGGATGGGTGGTTCCTTTCTCCTGCTCGGGCTCGCACCCGGCGTCGTCGTGATCGCGCTCGCGCTGGTCTGCTGGGGCGCGGCGGCGAGCGTCTACCACCCCTCGGGGCTCGCGCTGATCAGCAAGGGCGTCCACGAACGCGGGAGCGCGTTCGCGTACCACGGGATGGCCGGCAACCTCGGGATCGCGCTCGGACCGCTCGCCACCACGGTCGCGCTGCTGGCGTTCGACTGGCGCGCCGTCGTCGGCCTGCTCGCGATCCCCGCCCTGATCGCGGGACTGTTCGCGCTCCGGGCCGACATCGACGAGACCGCAGCGGTCGGCGCGAGTGAAGACGGTGTCGAGAACGCGGCCGCTGACGGCGGTGAGCGCGAGCGAAGCGAGGGCGAGGAGACCGGTGGAATCAGGTCGTTCGGTGAGTTCCTCGCCAGCTCGAAAGCACTCTTCACGGGCGTGTTCGTCCTCGTTTTCGGGGTGGCGATGCTCTCGGGACTCTACTATCGAGGTGTGCTCACCTTCCTTCCTGAGATCCTCACGAAGTTCCCGGCGTTCCAGCCCGTCGAGATCGCCGGCTCCGAACTCCAGCCAGAACGGTACTTCTACGCCGGGCTGCTGATGGTCGGCGTACTCGGCCAGTACGTTGGCGGACGGCTCACCGACTACATTCGGCCCGCGGCGGGGATCGCCGGCGGCTACGGCGTCCTCGGCGCGCTCGCCATCCTTTTCCTGCCCGTGGCACGGGCCGGGATCGTTCCGCTCCTGATCGTCGGGGCCGCACTCGGCTTTTTCCTGTTTTTCGTCCAGCCGCTCTACCAGGCCGCAATCGCGGAGTTCAGCCCGCCCGAGGCGCGTGGCATCTCCTACGGCTATACCTATCTCGGCGTGTTCGGGATCGGCGCGCTCGGTGGGACCATCGCCGGCGCGATCCTGACTGCACTCTCGCCGGCGGCACTGTTCGCCACGCTCGCCGGGTTCGGCGCGCTCGCGGCACTGCTGGGCGTGGCAGTTCTCGTCCGTACCGAGGGATCGCTCACGACGGTCTGACCGGCGCTACACCAACCACCGCGAGAGCGCCGCGAACGCCGCCACCACGGGCGGGAGGGCGAGACTGATGGCGACGATCTGCCCCATCGCGAGGTACTGGGCGAGGTCGCCGCCGACGAACAGCGTCGTCACGAATATCGCCACGACGAGCACGCCGAACCCGAGTCCGGCGAGCAGCGCGCGGCCGCGCGTGGCCGACGCGAGCCCCACGAGCGCGCCGCCGAGGAACAGTCCGGCCCAGTGAAGCCACGCCGCGACGAGCCCGACAGCGATGGCGGCGACCATCGTCAGCCATCGCCACCCCTCGGCCGACCGGAACCGTCGCCATCGGTTCGCGAGGCTCATTGGCCGTCCTCCCCTTCGAACGTGAGTGTCGTCTCGCCCTGGATCTCCCGGCTCATCGACTTGTACTCGACGTCGGCCCACATCCGGAGCTGGTCGTCGTAGTGGTCGGAGAAGTACTCCCCGGAGTTCCCGCCGGGAATCACCGACGACGACGACCCGTCCATTGGGCAGACCATCCGCCAGCTGCTCCCCGTGGGGTTCTCGACGGCGTAGTTGTTCACCGTCTCGCGCGAGCCGTCGACCGCCATCGCGGGGTAATTGAGAAAGGCGAGCCCGAGCGGATGGGTCATCGCGCCGGTGGTGTTGTACCCGCCGTAGGTGTCGTACTCGGCGTTCTCGATCCTCTCGATCGCCGCATCGAGTGCGTCGAGCATGACTTCGGCGCGCGAGCGTCCCTCGAACCACCGACTGTTGGGACCGAGATGTTGGAGCACCCAGTCGTTCGGGTAGTACGACGCGTCGAGGTCGTGGTCACTGAAGGTCGGGCCGAACACCCGCTCGCGATACTGCTCGAACCATCGTGCGAACACCAGCGCCGCGAGCGAGTCGCGGTCCATCCGGTGGTCCCACTCGTCGAGTGCGTCGACGTACTGCCCGATCGCCGTCGTATCGTCCGCTGCGCGCGCCACTTCGACGAGCAGCGGCACGAGCGCTTCGGCGCGCAAGTCAAGCGTATCGCGCTGGAGGTCCTTCACGAACTCCGGGTCGATCGGCTCGTCCGATCGGACTCGTCGGTCGAGCCGGTCGTAAATCCGGATGCCACGGTACGGATCGGAGTACGCTTCGGCGAGGTAATGCTCGGGATCGTCCACGACCCGCTGGTTCGCCGTCCCGATGTAGTTGGGGTTCATCACGTGTGGCTTCTCCTCGAACGGCACGAACCCCTCCCACGAGGAGGTGCCGAAGGGCGTGAACCCCTGCCACTCGCCCTCGCTGGCCGACCCATCGAAGATCCGGTCCCCCGGAACTTCTTCGCCGTCGGTGGTTCGAATCGGAATCTTGCCGGTGACGTAGTAGAGCGTGTTGCCGTCGCGGTCTGCGTACACGAGATTCTGCGTTGGCACGTCGAAGTTCTCCGTGGCAGCCACGATGTCGTCGACCCCCTCGCTCCGGCTGAACTCGTAGATCGCCTGGGGCGTCGACTCCGCGGTGTGGCCGGTCCACGCGACTCCGACGCGTGCTCCCTCGCGCTCGATGACCGGGCCGTGAACGGTCTTCCTAACGGTCACCTGCCTGTCCTCACCGTCGCTGACCGCGATGGTCCGCTGCTCGGTGTCGAACTCGCGCCACTCACCCTCGTATCGGTACTCGCCGTCCCGCGTGTCGTAGCGATAGAAGTCGATCACGTCCACACCGGTGTTCGTGAATCCCCACGCACCGGCGTCGTTCTCGCCGATGACCACGAACGGCACCCCCGGAAAGGTCACGCCGCGAACGCTCGTTTCCGGGAGACTGAGGTTCATTTCGTACCAGACGGGCGGGGCCATCAGGCTCAGATGCGGGTCGTTCGCCACGATCGGCGCGCCGCTTGCGGTGTGTTCGCCCGAAACGACCCAACTGTTCGAGCCGATCCCCGACGGCGACTCGAACTGGCTCAACCAATCGGCGAGTGCGGGATCGACGGTGTGCGTCGACGGTTCGTGTTCGGTCTGGCTCCGCGCCCGCTTTCGATTCTCTTGGCCGGTTTGCTGGTCGCGGATGATTGGCGACTCGTGATCGAGCCGCGACGGGTAGAGCTCGTTCGCAACTTCCTCGCCGAGCCGGTCGGCCACGAGCGCTGTTCGGAGCGTCCGGAAGCTCCCCGTAAGCGTCCACGCGATCTGCTTTTGCATCAGGATCGTGTCGACCGGCGTCCACGGGTCGGGTTCGTACTCTAGTAAGGAAAATTCGAGCGCCGACGGGTCGTCCGTCATGATCTCGTTGACGCCCGCCGCATAGGCCTCGGTGAGCGCACCCGCCCTAGAATCCGCGAGCGATTCCCATGTCACTTGCGCCGCGCCCGCGAAGTCCATCTTCACGTTGAACTCGTCGGAGTCAAGGGTTTGATCGCCGACGACAGCCGACAGCTCGCCGCGCATCTGTCGGCGCTGGAGGTCCAGCTGGAAGGCACGGTCGCGCGCCTGGGCATAGCCGACCGCAAAATAAACTGCTTCCTCGCTCTCGCCGGTGACGTTTGGCACGCCGTACTCGTCGTAGCGCACCTCGGCAGTCCCGTATGGACTCTCGATCGTTCGGGATTCCGGCGGATCGGTCGCGTCCCACGCCGATCCCGAGAGCGGCGCGAACCGTTCGAGATATCCCCTGATTGGCGAGAACGTGCTCGCGCCGACACCGCCCGCGAGGATCGCCCCCACGAGCGCGCGTCGCGTGAGATCGGTGTCCATGCGTGTCACTACATGGCGTGTGATATAAAGCCGCGAAAACGGAAATGAACCGATCGGCGGTTCAGCGCTCTGCGAGGCTGACCGTTCAGTGGTCGTCCGCGTCCTCGTAGACCCACGCCGCGGTGTCGTGTTCCCAGTCGACGAGTTCGCTATCGTCGAAGAACAGCTCGATCTCGCGCTCGTTGGCCCCTTCGTCCTCGTGGTCGCTCCCGTGGATCAAGTTGTGACCGAGATCGTTGCCGAGATCGCCACGAATCGTTCCCGGGGCGGCCTCCTGGGCGTCGGTTTCCCCCATCAGTCGGCGGACCTGGCGTGTGGCGTCAGCGCCCTCCCAGACCATCGCGAACACGGGTCCAGAGGTGATGAACTCGACGAGCCCCTCGAAGAAGGGCTTGCCCTCGTGTTCGGCGTAGTGTTCGTGGGCGAGCTCCTCGTCGATCTGCATGAACTTCCCGCCGACCATCGTGAGACCTTTCCCTTCGAGCCGGGAGACGATCTCGCCGATCAGCCCGCGCTGGACCGCGTCGGGCTTCGCCATCACGAACGTCCGCTCGTCGTGGTGGCTCATTCGTCGGTGTCCTCGTCGGTGTCGCGAACCGTCTCCTCGTCATCGACGTTTGCCTCGGCCTCGTCGGCGTCGGCCGCGGAGGACGTCTTGTCCTCGTCCTCGCGACCGCCGGCCGGCCGGCCCTCGATCTCGTCGAGTTCCTCGGTGTCGGCTTCGGCGGTGTCGTCGACCCGATCGTCGGTGTCGCCCGCCGGCTCACCCGATCGCGAGCCAGCGTCGCCCGCCGCGGCGGCGACCGCCTCGGCCTCGGACTCGTCCGGTACCGTGTCGACCTCGTCGGCGACGGTGTCGGCCTCCTCTTCGGGCGGCTCGGCAGCGACCTGTTCGACTTCGTCGGCCGTGCCGGCCTCGCTGCCCGCCATTCGCTGGCCCTCGGCGGTCCATTCGAGGTCACGCGCGGCCCGGCCGAGGTCGGCGTTGTTCTCACACTTCGACGAGCAGTAGTGGACGACGCGCCCGTCGACGTGGACGAACATCGTCCCGGTACCGGGCTCGATGTCCGTGCCGCAGTAATCACACGAACGCGTGCGAACCATCAGCGACCCCCGATGGCGTCGGCCTCGCGAGCGGTCTCCCTGAGCTGGAGCACGTCGCCCTCGCGGACGGGGCCGAGACAGTTCCGTGTGATGATTCGTCCCCGGTTCTCGCCGCCCTGGATGCGGCATTTGACCTGCATCGCCTCGCCATGCATCCCGGTCTTGCCGACGACCTCGATGACTTCGGCGGGCGTGGAGTCGGACTCCTCTTCTGCGCTCATCGTCCTATCGGAGGTCCTCGACCTTGGTCGTGATGTCCTCGACCTGCTCGTCGGCGTCGCCCGCGTCGACGATAGCCGCCGCGGCGCTGCCGACCTCGAGACCCGCGGCGTGGCCGACATCGTCCTGGGTCTCGACGAACACGAAGGGGATCTCCTTCTCGTCGGCGAGCTCTGGCAGGTGCATCACGATCTCCTCGGGACTCACGTCCTCGGCGATGTAGACGAGTTCGGCGCTGTCACGCTCGACAGCCTTGGTCGTCTCGTTGGTCCCTTTCTTTACCGTGCCGGTGTCCCGGGCGACTTCGAGCGCCTCGATGGCGTCGTCCTCGAGATCCGCCGGGACGTCATAGGTGACGTATACTGACATTGGTTGGTTCCTCCCGTGCGTGGGCTCTTCGTCCCCCGCCT
It includes:
- the rpl7ae gene encoding 50S ribosomal protein L7Ae, with translation MSVYVTYDVPADLEDDAIEALEVARDTGTVKKGTNETTKAVERDSAELVYIAEDVSPEEIVMHLPELADEKEIPFVFVETQDDVGHAAGLEVGSAAAAIVDAGDADEQVEDITTKVEDLR
- the ndk gene encoding nucleoside-diphosphate kinase, yielding MSHHDERTFVMAKPDAVQRGLIGEIVSRLEGKGLTMVGGKFMQIDEELAHEHYAEHEGKPFFEGLVEFITSGPVFAMVWEGADATRQVRRLMGETDAQEAAPGTIRGDLGNDLGHNLIHGSDHEDEGANEREIELFFDDSELVDWEHDTAAWVYEDADDH
- a CDS encoding penicillin acylase family protein, whose amino-acid sequence is MDTDLTRRALVGAILAGGVGASTFSPIRGYLERFAPLSGSAWDATDPPESRTIESPYGTAEVRYDEYGVPNVTGESEEAVYFAVGYAQARDRAFQLDLQRRQMRGELSAVVGDQTLDSDEFNVKMDFAGAAQVTWESLADSRAGALTEAYAAGVNEIMTDDPSALEFSLLEYEPDPWTPVDTILMQKQIAWTLTGSFRTLRTALVADRLGEEVANELYPSRLDHESPIIRDQQTGQENRKRARSQTEHEPSTHTVDPALADWLSQFESPSGIGSNSWVVSGEHTASGAPIVANDPHLSLMAPPVWYEMNLSLPETSVRGVTFPGVPFVVIGENDAGAWGFTNTGVDVIDFYRYDTRDGEYRYEGEWREFDTEQRTIAVSDGEDRQVTVRKTVHGPVIEREGARVGVAWTGHTAESTPQAIYEFSRSEGVDDIVAATENFDVPTQNLVYADRDGNTLYYVTGKIPIRTTDGEEVPGDRIFDGSASEGEWQGFTPFGTSSWEGFVPFEEKPHVMNPNYIGTANQRVVDDPEHYLAEAYSDPYRGIRIYDRLDRRVRSDEPIDPEFVKDLQRDTLDLRAEALVPLLVEVARAADDTTAIGQYVDALDEWDHRMDRDSLAALVFARWFEQYRERVFGPTFSDHDLDASYYPNDWVLQHLGPNSRWFEGRSRAEVMLDALDAAIERIENAEYDTYGGYNTTGAMTHPLGLAFLNYPAMAVDGSRETVNNYAVENPTGSSWRMVCPMDGSSSSVIPGGNSGEYFSDHYDDQLRMWADVEYKSMSREIQGETTLTFEGEDGQ
- a CDS encoding 30S ribosomal protein S28e, giving the protein MSAEEESDSTPAEVIEVVGKTGMHGEAMQVKCRIQGGENRGRIITRNCLGPVREGDVLQLRETAREADAIGGR
- a CDS encoding MFS transporter — encoded protein: MNGNDRAIVGLVMGAHAMVHTYELSIPILVSVWLVEFDTIAVLSAEFPVNAATLGVVVSAGYALFGLGALLAGVLADTYGSRPLIALCLFGMGGSFLLLGLAPGVVVIALALVCWGAAASVYHPSGLALISKGVHERGSAFAYHGMAGNLGIALGPLATTVALLAFDWRAVVGLLAIPALIAGLFALRADIDETAAVGASEDGVENAAADGGERERSEGEETGGIRSFGEFLASSKALFTGVFVLVFGVAMLSGLYYRGVLTFLPEILTKFPAFQPVEIAGSELQPERYFYAGLLMVGVLGQYVGGRLTDYIRPAAGIAGGYGVLGALAILFLPVARAGIVPLLIVGAALGFFLFFVQPLYQAAIAEFSPPEARGISYGYTYLGVFGIGALGGTIAGAILTALSPAALFATLAGFGALAALLGVAVLVRTEGSLTTV
- a CDS encoding 50S ribosomal protein L24e, which codes for MVRTRSCDYCGTDIEPGTGTMFVHVDGRVVHYCSSKCENNADLGRAARDLEWTAEGQRMAGSEAGTADEVEQVAAEPPEEEADTVADEVDTVPDESEAEAVAAAAGDAGSRSGEPAGDTDDRVDDTAEADTEELDEIEGRPAGGREDEDKTSSAADADEAEANVDDEETVRDTDEDTDE